GTCGCGAATCACTTGAACGTGAAGTTCTTCTCCGGGAAGCACGATCGGCTTGACGGCGTTCGCCAATTCGTTGACGTTCAACACGTCAACGCCCTCGACGTGCGCCACGCGATTGAGATTGTAGTCGTTGGTAACCAGCTTGCCGCCCAATTCGCGAGCCAAGCGCACGAGTTTTGCGTCAGCCTCCCGGACGCCGTCATAGTCGCGCTCGCTGATCTCGAGCGAGCCGAGCTCCTGCAGACGGTTGAGCACATCCAGCCCGCGGCGGCCGCGCGTGCGCTTGAGCGTATCGGCGGAATCCGCGACGGCCTGCAGCTCGCGCAAAATGAAACGCGGCAGAACGAAGGGTCCTTCCAGGAATCCGGCCTGCAATATCTCCACGATGCGCCCGTCGACGATCACCGATGTGTCGATGATCTTCGGCACGTTGCCGGCAGCACTTGGAACGGCTAGCGAAAGCGGGACGATCTTGCGCGCTCCCACACGCGCGCCGAGATAAGCAAAGAAAACGCTGATGACGATGTAGAGTAAGATCGCGACGTAGCTGCCGGCGCGGCCCGAAGTCGAAATGAACTCGAAGAGAATGCTGCGGATCAGGAAAGCAATCACCAGACCCGCGATGAGTCCGATCGCGCCGCCTGCCAGTTCGTATGGCGCGAGGCGCTCGATCGACCGTTCGATCGAGTTGAGCTCTCCTTCGAAAAAACTCTGAGCGAGCGGCGCGAGCAAGACGCCGAGCAGCGCGCCGGCCACCGGGATGAGGATCGTAAAAACGAGCTGCAGCCTCTCGTCCGCAAAATGCGGTGCGACGAGATAGACGTACGCCTCACGTCCCAACAGGAAACCGGTGACGCCGAAAACGATCCCGAAGATCGCCCGCAGGATCGCCGCCGCGAGATTCGGCCCTATGGAAGCGTTATAAAAGTTGCGCATATGTCATTGGCTACAAACCGCCCGCGCCGCGTCAATCGCGCGCCGGCCGCGTCGATCTCAAGCAGTCCGGCCGTACGGTACGGTTCCACGATCTGAGCATAGTACTCCAAAAATTCAAACCCGTAACGCTCTTTGAAGGCTGCAAACGAGAGCCCCTGCGCCG
This Candidatus Rubrimentiphilum sp. DNA region includes the following protein-coding sequences:
- a CDS encoding PIN domain-containing protein, with the translated sequence MRNFYNASIGPNLAAAILRAIFGIVFGVTGFLLGREAYVYLVAPHFADERLQLVFTILIPVAGALLGVLLAPLAQSFFEGELNSIERSIERLAPYELAGGAIGLIAGLVIAFLIRSILFEFISTSGRAGSYVAILLYIVISVFFAYLGARVGARKIVPLSLAVPSAAGNVPKIIDTSVIVDGRIVEILQAGFLEGPFVLPRFILRELQAVADSADTLKRTRGRRGLDVLNRLQELGSLEISERDYDGVREADAKLVRLARELGGKLVTNDYNLNRVAHVEGVDVLNVNELANAVKPIVLPGEELHVQVIRDGKEPNQGVGYLDDGTMIVVENGRRLIGEATDVVVTSVLQTVAGRMIFAKARKEAN